From the Candidatus Nanopelagicus hibericus genome, the window ATTTCCAGCTAATTCGTACAACTCCTGCGCACTTTTTGGGCCATCAAGAGGTGGATCTTTGCGCAAGCGAATCAGTGAGTACTCAAGTACCTCTTTGGCTAGCTCCTCAACCTCAGCTGTGAACTGGTGCATTTGCTTCCGCGTAATCTTTTCGGTTTGCGCTGCGAATTAAATTTCTAATCATGGTTGGAAAAACCAAGATGTGAAATGGTGCTACTGCCCACCAATAAAGTCGGCCAATTAAGCCAAGTGGGGCGTAGGAGGCCTCTTGGGTCACCTGGCTTTTACCATTAGGTAGTTGCTTGATTTTAAATTCCAACCAAGCTTTGCCTGGCAAAATCATCTCAGCATAAAGCTTTAATGATTTTCCTGGCTCCATAGATTCAACCCGCCAAAAATCTAATGACTCTCCCACTCTTAAATGAACTGGATCTCTTCTTCCCCTTCGCAGGCCAACTCCGCCAATCATCCGATCCAATAAACCCCTTAAGTACCAAAGAAAATCAGCACCGTAATATCCGTTGTCACCACCGATCTCCTCAATTGCAACCCATAAATTTTTCATAGAAGCATCAGTGATTCGCACCCGCACATCTTTAGATATTGACTCACCCGCCCAATCTGGATCACTCTGTGCCTTTTGCCATGGCGCAGTTGGAGTGGTGGCATCTGACCAACGAGTTATTACCGTGTTACTTGATACTTTATCTAATGCCAGGGAGATTGCTCGCTCTACATCAGTTAATCCTTCAGGTGGCGGTGGAATTAAGTTGTTCAGTGATTTTTTTGGATCTGCGACTACCTCACTAATTAAAGAGCCAACTAATGGCCGCGCAAGTCCAGTTGGTACTGGAGTCACAAAGCCAATCCAAAGGCTTGAAAGCTTTGGTGTTAAGACTGGCACTCTGATAATGATTCGCTTTCGAAGTCCAGATAATTTGGCAAACTTTTGCATCATGTCGGCATAAGTCAAAACCTCTGGCCCGCCAATATCAAATACGCCCGAAACTGGTTTAGCTAATTCTGCGGCATGCTTTAAATACCAAAGTACATCTCTAATCGCAATTGGATGAGTTTTATTCATAACCCACTTAGGAGTGGTCATTATTGGTAATCGGTGAGTCAAATGTCGAAGCATCTCAAAGGAGGCAGAACCAGAGCCAATAATTATTCCAGCTCTAATCTCCATCACTGGAACTGTGGTTGAGGCTAGTGATTTACCGGTATTCGCTCTGGATTGCAGATGCTTACTAGTTTTTTCATCGTTGTTAATGCCGCCTAAATAAATAATTTGTTTTACACCGCAACTCTCAGCTGCCTTGGCGAAATTGAACGCCATTTCAGATTCAATTTGATCAAAATTAGGACCTAAGTTAATAGAGTGCAAAAGATAAAAAGCGGTGTGGATCCCAGTTAATGCATTCACAGTAGATTGGTAATCCGATGCGTTTCCTACTGCAATATCAACTGCTGAAGCCCAGGTATGGCTCTGTGCTTTGTTAATATCGCGGACAAAAACCCGAACATTCATCTCATCATTAAGAAGTGATGTGACTAACCTGCCGCCAACATATCCAGAGGCACCGGTAACTAAGATTTTGCGCTCATCCGTCATGGTGAAAACAGTAGACTTAACCTGTGAATAAACCAAAGGTAGTTATTTTAGGTGGCGGGTTTGGTGGGCTTGCTGCCGCTAGAGCGCTACATAAATTGACCGATGTCACAGTTGTTGATCGCCATAACTTTCAAACCTTCCTGCCTTTGCTTTATCAGGTATCAACTGCAGGACTTGCCGCAGATCATGTGGCTTACCCCATAAGAGGAGCACTTCGTGGCACAAAGGTTAAATTTCGAATGGGTTCACCGATTGCAATTGACCATAAAAACAAAGAGGTAAAACTAGATAGCAGTGAGGTTTTAAAGTTTGATCATTTAATTGTTGCCTTAGGTTCAGTGACTGCAGATTTTGGTGTTGCTGGAGTAAGTGAGTTTGCACTGGGAATGAAAACTGTCCATGAAGCACTAACTATCAGGGCTGAGATTATGCGAAGGTTTGAAGATCTTTGCAGGTTTGAAGATGACACAAAATTTTCAATTGCAGTAGTAGGTGGTGGTCCAACCGGTGTGGAGATGGCAGGGGCGATTGCAGAGTTAATTCGTGGGCCGCTAAAACATGATATGCCAAAGGTTGCGGGCAATATTCAGGTTTCATTAATTGAAGCAGGCCCAAGAGTCTTGCCATCATTTGCATCATCACTATCTGCTCGAACCAAGAAAGATTTAGAAAAACTGGGCGTAAAGGTATTAGTAAATGCTGCGGTAGAAAAACTTGAGCATCGAAAAATTACTTTAAAAGATGGCAGTGTGCTGCAATCTGAGATAACTATTTGGGCAGCTGGGGTAAAAGGATCTGATGCGATGTCGCAATTGGCGCTACCAGTTGCTGGTAATCGAATTGCGGTTGAGCCAACTATGCAGGTAAAAAACTACCCATATATTTGGGCATTAGGTGATATCGCTGGTGCTATCGGTGCAGATGGCAAAGGTTTACCGATGGTTGCACCTGTTGCAATTCAACAGGGAAAATTCATAGCAAAACAAATTGCCAGAGTTAGTGAGAATAAGCCCCTTACTAATTTCAAATATCTTGATAAGGGATCTATGGCAACAATTGGCAGAAATAAAGCGGTAGTGCAGGTACGAGGAATTAAAATTGCAGGGCCAATTGCCTGGCTTGCTTGGTTATGGCTACACCTGTTTTACCTATTAGGCGGCCGAAATAAGATTGGCACTATGGCTGATTGGACTTGGAATTACCTGACCTTTGATCGCGGCAATCGCCACATCATGGATTCAAATTAAGTTTTAAACTATGGCAAAACCGGTTTATCGAAAGTACATAAAAATTGATGGCCACCAAATCTGGTCGGTTAAATGGCAGAAGAATGGCGAACCGGTGGTGTTGCTACATGGCGGACTTAGCCATACTGCAAAATGGGAAAAGAAAATTCTGCCAGCAGTTGCTGCCACCCATGAACCATTTGCTTATGATCGAACCGCCCATGGTTATACCAAGGTTAGGCCTGGGTATATGCACTTTGATTTTCAAGTTAAAGAGCTGGTTGCGTTTATTAAAACTGTGATTAAAAAACCAGTTCACATTATTGGCTGGAGTGATGGTGGCAATATTGGATTACTGGCAGCGATTAAATATCCAAAATTAGTAAAATCTTTAGTGGCAATTGGTGCAAACTACACCTATGACGCAGGCTTATCATTTGATTTAGACAATGTCGAGGTATCACCTGAAGAGTCTGCAAACTTTGTCAGGATGAGTAAACAAGATCCAAAATTACTGCTAGAGATTAAGAAAAAAGCTTTTAAAGTTTGGCAAACCGAACCAAAGATACGGCTATCGCAACTTAAGAAGATTAAGTGCCCAGTATTAATATTGGCAGCAGATGATGAGCCATTTACCAGCCAGATGACATTTAAAATGTATGAAGGGATTCCAAATGGCAGGCTTGCGGTGATACCAGGTGCATCTCATAATTTAGTAAGTGAAAAACCAAAGTTAATGCAGGCAGTAATTAAAGATTTTTATAAATCACTCAGCTTTCCAATGACCAAGATGCCTAATAGACGTGCTAAACAACAAGAGAAGATTTTAAGAAACTCTTAACTCTGCAGGTGCTCCTTTTGGTACAAATGGTTTATTAGGTAGTACTGCGGAGATCTTGCGATAAGCGGTGTTTTGCGCAGGACGTGTGTCTGCCTCACCTTTATTTGGCCAGAAGGAAAAAGCTCGCTCAGCTTGAGCAGTAATTGTCAGTGATGGGTTTACACCAAGATTTGCAGTAACTGAGGCACCATCAACAATATGCAGAGTCGGATAGTTATAAACCCGATGGTAGGGATCAATCACTCCAGTTTTAATCGAGTCACCAATAACGCACCCGCCAACAAAGTGTGCGGTGAAAGGTGCGTTAATTAGATCGCCAATATGGCCACCTGCAATACCGCCATTATTTTCCGCAATTCTTCTGGCCACCTCATTGGCAGCTGGTATGTAGGTTGCGTTTGGGGTGAGTGAATCATTTTTAGAGGTTAATCGAAAACCAAATAAGCCTTTTTTTCCTTTTACGTTAATAGCTGAATCAACGTTTTGCATTATCAACGCCACCACTGTCCGCTGACTCCACTGCCTAACATCTAATATCTTTAAAACCAAGGAGGGCTTGGTAATCACTTGGCGCAACCACTGCCTTCTTCGATCTTTAATATTTGTGCCATCTGTCATTACTGTCTGAAGCAAGCCCATGAAATTACTTCCCTTGCCATATCTAACTGGCTCAACATGGGTGTGATCATCTGGAAAAAATGATGAGGTGATGGCAGAGCCAGCAGAGAAGTCAGTTCCGCCTTTTGGCATGATACTGCCGGTAAGTGCCTCGCTATTAGTTCTAGATAATTTGCCTAACTGCTCTGAAAGATTAGGTAGCACAGAATCTGATTTCATCTTATGTAGCAGTTTTTGGGTGTTATATGTACCAGCTGCAACTACAACTTGAGATGCAGTAAAGACTCGCTTGCCGCCAAACCAGGCAGAGCTTTTGCGAGCAGTAACTTTCCAACTGCCATCTAGTAATTGTTCAGTTTTAATCACAGTGTGCTCAGGAAATACCTTTGCTCCCGCTTTTTCAGCCAAACCCAAGTAATTCTTAGGCAATGTATTTTTAGCATTATGCCGGCAACCGGTCATACACCCGCCACATTGCAAACACCCATCTCGATCTGGACCTACACCGCCAAAAAATGGATCCTTAGATTTAATCCCAACTCCATCACCAAAATAAACTCCAAGGGGCGCTAATTTAAATGTGTGACCCACTCCCATTTGATCCGCTACCTCTTTCATCGCTTTATCTGAAGGAGAAAAATATGGGTTTTGGGCGACTCCTAACATTCGAGAGGCTTGGTCATACCAGGGAGATAACTCACTCTGCCAATCAGTGATGTGTTTCCATTGTTTATCTTCAAAGTAAGAGGCAGGTGGTTTATATAAAGTGTTTGCATATACCAATGAGCCGCCACCAACACCAGCTCCTGCTAAAACTAAAACATCTGGCAGCACATGGATCCGTTGAATCCCACGAAGTCC encodes:
- a CDS encoding SDR family oxidoreductase, with the translated sequence MTDERKILVTGASGYVGGRLVTSLLNDEMNVRVFVRDINKAQSHTWASAVDIAVGNASDYQSTVNALTGIHTAFYLLHSINLGPNFDQIESEMAFNFAKAAESCGVKQIIYLGGINNDEKTSKHLQSRANTGKSLASTTVPVMEIRAGIIIGSGSASFEMLRHLTHRLPIMTTPKWVMNKTHPIAIRDVLWYLKHAAELAKPVSGVFDIGGPEVLTYADMMQKFAKLSGLRKRIIIRVPVLTPKLSSLWIGFVTPVPTGLARPLVGSLISEVVADPKKSLNNLIPPPPEGLTDVERAISLALDKVSSNTVITRWSDATTPTAPWQKAQSDPDWAGESISKDVRVRITDASMKNLWVAIEEIGGDNGYYGADFLWYLRGLLDRMIGGVGLRRGRRDPVHLRVGESLDFWRVESMEPGKSLKLYAEMILPGKAWLEFKIKQLPNGKSQVTQEASYAPLGLIGRLYWWAVAPFHILVFPTMIRNLIRSANRKDYAEANAPVHS
- a CDS encoding NAD(P)/FAD-dependent oxidoreductase gives rise to the protein MNKPKVVILGGGFGGLAAARALHKLTDVTVVDRHNFQTFLPLLYQVSTAGLAADHVAYPIRGALRGTKVKFRMGSPIAIDHKNKEVKLDSSEVLKFDHLIVALGSVTADFGVAGVSEFALGMKTVHEALTIRAEIMRRFEDLCRFEDDTKFSIAVVGGGPTGVEMAGAIAELIRGPLKHDMPKVAGNIQVSLIEAGPRVLPSFASSLSARTKKDLEKLGVKVLVNAAVEKLEHRKITLKDGSVLQSEITIWAAGVKGSDAMSQLALPVAGNRIAVEPTMQVKNYPYIWALGDIAGAIGADGKGLPMVAPVAIQQGKFIAKQIARVSENKPLTNFKYLDKGSMATIGRNKAVVQVRGIKIAGPIAWLAWLWLHLFYLLGGRNKIGTMADWTWNYLTFDRGNRHIMDSN
- a CDS encoding alpha/beta fold hydrolase, which gives rise to MAKPVYRKYIKIDGHQIWSVKWQKNGEPVVLLHGGLSHTAKWEKKILPAVAATHEPFAYDRTAHGYTKVRPGYMHFDFQVKELVAFIKTVIKKPVHIIGWSDGGNIGLLAAIKYPKLVKSLVAIGANYTYDAGLSFDLDNVEVSPEESANFVRMSKQDPKLLLEIKKKAFKVWQTEPKIRLSQLKKIKCPVLILAADDEPFTSQMTFKMYEGIPNGRLAVIPGASHNLVSEKPKLMQAVIKDFYKSLSFPMTKMPNRRAKQQEKILRNS
- a CDS encoding GMC family oxidoreductase N-terminal domain-containing protein; its protein translation is MKSADFDVVVIGSGFGGSVAALRLTEKGYRVAVLEAGRRFNDKDFPKTSWRLSRFLYLPRLGLRGIQRIHVLPDVLVLAGAGVGGGSLVYANTLYKPPASYFEDKQWKHITDWQSELSPWYDQASRMLGVAQNPYFSPSDKAMKEVADQMGVGHTFKLAPLGVYFGDGVGIKSKDPFFGGVGPDRDGCLQCGGCMTGCRHNAKNTLPKNYLGLAEKAGAKVFPEHTVIKTEQLLDGSWKVTARKSSAWFGGKRVFTASQVVVAAGTYNTQKLLHKMKSDSVLPNLSEQLGKLSRTNSEALTGSIMPKGGTDFSAGSAITSSFFPDDHTHVEPVRYGKGSNFMGLLQTVMTDGTNIKDRRRQWLRQVITKPSLVLKILDVRQWSQRTVVALIMQNVDSAINVKGKKGLFGFRLTSKNDSLTPNATYIPAANEVARRIAENNGGIAGGHIGDLINAPFTAHFVGGCVIGDSIKTGVIDPYHRVYNYPTLHIVDGASVTANLGVNPSLTITAQAERAFSFWPNKGEADTRPAQNTAYRKISAVLPNKPFVPKGAPAELRVS